The genome window GGTACAAATCTTTGGCCCAAGAAAAGATTTCGGTAATTCTGCTGAAAAGAAATTTTCAAGCTCTTCACAAAGCTATCTCTCTTCTATTAGTAAAGAGGATTTCAAAATCTCAACCAATCGTTCTAACTAACAACAAAAAATATCCTGTTGTACCTCAGATGGAGAGCTCCAACTCTAATGCTGAAAACTCGACCTTCAGTGGAACTCTTAATGCTAGTGCTAATTCAACTCCTACTAATATGCCAAGAAATGTCACTATCCAGTCCCATATCGAGGAAGTGCAGGCCGAACTCGGACAGAGTGATCGTGCATCAGCTGAATTCATGTCTAACCAGGAGGATGTAAACGATTCTTCTCATGCTGAATTTTGCTTAGTATGTCAACGAATGATTTCTGGGAGCGCGACGTTGAATTCCTTGCTTGAACATACTCATGACATCCTTTCTGCTAATGCTGGTGGTGGAGAGAGAACGGCAGATGTGATCGATTCATCTACACAAACCATGATTCCAGTTAAGTTTCTTTACTTTACTAAGGTTTCAGTTGTACTCCTCTTTTTTAATTTGGTGGTTCTATATTATTTAGCCGtctatttttttttaacaaaattgGACACATTGTGGATATTGATTTTGGGAAAGGATATAGAGATGGACAAATTCTCTCGAATATCTCTACCATGTCTTATCAATATAATTGTGTTTAACGCTTGATTTGAAACTTAGTCCTACACTTTAAGTAGTTTatatgaaggggagccttggcgtaatcGGTAAAGTTGTTGTcgtgtgaccaggaggtcaccggttcgagccgtggaaacaacctcttgcagaaatccagggtaaggttgcgtacaataaACCCTTGTGGTCCGTCCCTTCCCCGGACACGGCGTAgcgagagcttagtgcaccgggctgccttttTTTTTGAAGTAGTTTATATATTTGATTCTTAGAAAAAATTGCTTCATCAGAAAACCTTTATTTTTATTGTCCAATAATTTCTTATTGAGTTGCATTAATTATAAATATATGTATTAGTTGATAATTCTTAAAGTCTTGCTAACTTGTAgatctttttttcatttttacctTTTTTGTATTTATATATGATTAATTTACAAAATCTTAATTGTTATATTTTTCATGGGAATGTTCCCACCATGTTGTGCACTTCCTTTTTATCTGACTAGTAGTTTTCTGTACCTTTTCAATAACCTTAATTTCACACTATGCCAAAGAAAAAGACAGAGCATTACTTAATTGACAACAACAACTACCTAGTATAATtttacaagtggggtctgggaaggtattgtgtacgcagaccttacccctaccctgggtggtagagaggttgttttcgatagactcCCGGCTCCATCACTTAATTTAAAATACATAAATCATAGACGAAGTTGGTGTTCTACACTGACCTAGCTGAGGAACTGGAATGCCAACGTCAATTCTTTATACACTACTCAAAACAAGGATTTTGTGAATTTATGTCTATATGAATACGAATAGGGATGATGTGACTTTTCAGTTGCGCTTATTTCATGTGCACACGTTTAGTAACTTCTGTCGCTTGATTATGTAAGAGCAGTTCCATTCTCTACCTACTGTCTACCTTCTGGTTGTACCAGACTACCAGGATAAGAGCAACTCAGAAGGGTTATTTAACACAATTAAGAGATTGTTGCTCGttataaaatagaaaataaagaaagaaagctTGTCATAGATTTCCTTCTCACTTTGGTATAACCAAAAGCTAAGGCTAGAATCTTCTGCTCTTATATATTTGTCATGCAATTTTTAAGCCGGTGAAGGGGAACCTTGgcataactggtaaagttgctgccatgtgaccaggaggtcacgggttcgagccgtggaaacagcctcttgcagaaatgcagggtaaggctgcgtacaatagacccttgtggtccgtcCTTCCCCGGACCCCACGTATAGCGGGAGCTCAGTGCATTGGGTTGCCCTTTAATTTTTTAGCCGATATGGTGTTCAAGCAGTCTGCCCCTAAGTGATTTCAACATTTCAGGAAAGTGAAGGTGAACTGGAAGAAGAAGGTGAAAATGATGGGCAGAATCCTACTATTGACAATGAGGTAATGCTTCGGAAACAGATAATTTAGTGTTATATACAGCATACTTGAACCTTCCTTTGAATGGATGATATATCTAAATAGTGTTTAATCTTGTAGCTCTTAATGGAATTGGAACTCTACGAGCATATGAGAAATGTTATTGCTGCATTGAGGCACACAACTTTTCCTTTGTACATTAAGCTGCATAAGTACGACTCGTCAACATGTCTTGAGTGCAAGGAACAGTGCTGCATATGCTTGGTAAGGGGCACCTAATTTCAGAATTCATAACACCCCCCCTCAAGTCCGTAAGCTTATGTAAGTCTGAttctaactttttttttttggtcatgCGTGTCTTAGGATGAGTATTGGGACGGGGAAGAACTTGCAAAAATTGATTGTGGCCATGTATACCATATTAATTGCATCAAAGAGTGGATCAAGTCCGAGAACTCTTGCCCCATTTGCAGGAGGCTCGCTATGGTACGTTGAGAATCCGTGCATTCCATGTTCACTCGGCTGCAACTAATCAGTTTAGTTTGGACTGAGTGAACTGACTTGTGGCATCATTCCGCATCTTCTTGTTTGATAAAGCTCAAGAGATTTGAGCTAAACTTAAAAATAAGGAACCGTTCTCAGATAGAGAAAACAATGGTCTTTGGTCTTTTAGTTTTTACCTGTTTTTCAGTGATAATAAGTTTAGCGAGACCTCGAAGCTAAGCATAATTTGATACTCATGTTGGTTTGAGTGGCTTATATCCAACAAATTTGATTCTTATGGATATTTTCTGCAGGTTTTGAATACCTCCTTTATTGGTGCTGCTTCATTTAGTTCTTGATATAATTACTGATCTATATTCCAGTTTGCTAGGTTATGTGCACTGGTAAAGTTGCTTCCATGTGACcaagaggtcacgggttcgagccgtgaaaacagtctcttgcagaaatgcagggtaaggctgcgtacaacaGACCCTTATGGTCCGGCCCTTCCTCGAACCCTGCACATAGCGGGAACTTAGTGCATCAGGCTGCCCTTTTAATTCCAGTTTGCTAGATTATGTGCACTGCATTGTTTGCTCAATTTATTAATATTAATATGCATAAAATTGTATGTACTAACTACATAATATATAGGTATACATGCATGCAAAAATTTCTGCCGTGTATGAATACCTCCTTATATGGTGCTGCTTCATTTAGGATGTGATATAATTACTGAATCATTATCTTAGCTTACTGAGTTATGTGCACCTGATTAGCTCCCGTTTGACCATAAAATTTgggactttttttattttttattttttttattttttattttcaaatatctgtttgtttatagattttaactattttttagcattttttgaaaaataaaatcttCAAATCCTAAAAACAGCTCTAGagtagtttttgaagttttttactcataaaacttcaaattcttcTTAAGTAAAaagcatgtccaaacataattttaactttcaaaaatcatttttcatctcatcttcaaaaattcatttttttcaagtttcaactaaatttATGACCAAACGATAGCTTAATTTGCTTTCTTTCTTAGGTGCAAGTAAAACAGGTTCTTTTTTGTGTTACTATATTAAAGTTTTAAGAGTTAAGAATATTTACATTCAAATATATTCGATAAAGGTAAGAACAAAAAGTTGGAGGTTAATATGATCTAAAGTCTAGAAGTTTTTTTGCTATTGAACTGAAAAAGCCATGGACAACCATGAAGCTTGCTTAAGCTTGAGTTTAgaatttggatttttaaaatAGGAATTTATTTTGAGCGGGTGTTGTTGAAAATGATTTAGTAGAaatttgaggtggtttgatttGAACATTGAGCTATGGTTCtatgaaaaagatgaaagtttttGTATGTATAACGTATCTTATGTGCATTCCTTGTATATCCCATAGGTATACCAATATATCTTATATATCCATGTATAACTATGTGTGAGTTACATGTGTTGAAGAGAAAAGTTTCGATCCAAATTTAACTATGAATTTTGACTCTAAACCAGTCCAAATACCTAAAATCTTCTTCAAATTTTATATAATGACTCGCATTCTCAATAAATTCGAACTATACCGATTAAAAaagatattttctttattttttgacaACTTTTTGTTGgcaaaagatgattaaaatagttagggattgttacacaaatagccggtcagaataaatatttatttattttagtcgatatacatggattatatattggttatacataatatattatacttaaattttatatatatattatacatctaccgactatttttagttttagagattaggtatttgggttaattcttcgaTAGTTAAGTGactaattttttttgtattttgagcCGTTGTCGTAGCTCTCGCATTATtatgaagaattaacctaaatagcagCTCACTCAAtcggttaaactaaaaatagccggtggaggtataatatatgcaCAATTTATgcattatatgtgtataattatgtataatcaatgtataaactatgtatatggctagaaaaagtaaagaaTGAATATGACCGACAATTTATGTAAAGATCCCTTACACTATTTGTTGGCCCAAGCACCCAAACGGCCTACGTTGGTGTTTGGCTACACTCAACCCCACCAAGATCAGTTGATCACCCAAACAATATTTGCTGCTCATTTTATTCTATTTTATATGGTAGTAGTATGTAAttgaaaatataaattaaaacattaatttaatttatttactaTATAAGATGGTTGTCATATATTAAAATTAAACTTAGTTCAAAATATTATAATTGTTGAAAGGCTAATTGGattaagaaaattgaattttaaattttttgaataaTCAAATAAATTTACATTCTTAAAAGCTGCGAAAATCATTTGAAATAATATTATTAGTAAAGTAATTATAGAGGTTTACATTCTTGAAATGATATCTTACTGAGCATTCAATCTATTTACCACATAAGTAGTTACAATAAAAAATACGAAAAAATTAGGTAGTCGTTCCCTTAGGGAACATCAAATCAAAAAGGTACTTTGAAAAGTTATTTGACAAAAAGATATAGTTTAAACTTTTGAATAATAAAATGTAACCATATTTTTGAAAATCGTTGGTGAAATAGCCAAATATTTTGTAATATCTCAACACCAAAAAACTGTCATATAGATCGAAACATATTTTAAAAACAAACTAAAAGAAAATTCAATTCAACAAATATTCCATCAGTTGGTAAATTTTGTGACCTGAAACCAATTAAAGGTATGCACCTAAGATATGATCTATTTGAGTTAAGTTTTCCGTACCACCAAAAAGATGTACTGGGTAGATGACACTATTTTGAGTTCGATCCTTAGAAATAGAAAATATTCTAAATAAAgaatattatttttttcctttataaATAGTGGATCGTGAATTCGAAATACCAGAGGACAAGACAAAACAATGTCAATGAGTTAGGCTTTCAATACAATtaaaaatgaatgaaattttccATCCTTAATAAGAAACTAGTATTACAACCCGTTGCGCGGTCAATATTAaagaattttaattattttaattataatttatctTTTTAGTATATTATATCTTGTTACCTTAATAAAATTTCAATTGGCATCTTACTTCTCAATGcaatatttcattaacaaaactatatgaaattgtagaaaaatGAATTATTTAGTCATCATATAACttttttgtttcttatttttctttattattatttttattatttaacatTACTACAAAATTAATATGATAATTTATCAGCGTGTCACTTGGCTTAATATCATTTCCACTATTACTTCTCAAaaacatatttttaaattttattttaatgttcacaattcttcaattttctaaatttatcaataatatcttTGTGTATTATCtacttaatttattttatttttctaaattaaTTCAATGTTGAAATATCCTCATATTATCTATATTTTCATCTTTGTACATTTTTTCTAGTgtaatattataattaattagtttttttcattttgaattttacaTATAATCGAAATAATCatatataaataaaattgtaattttgaattttttcaaaatataaacagtaaagtaattttactattttgccataaatttattgatatttttaataattgctattttatattatttttcatcaGCAAATGAACTTTTTTTTTATCTCAACTCAAATATTTCTATCTATAAATTCGAAACcaaattattttctttatcaaAAAAATATTTGGCAGATGTTTATAAATCTAGACTACTATATTAGGAGGAAACAACCCCTAAATTTGAATTggcagtttttattttattttcttattttcgtttttaatttttaaataatttcaaaatactaaatttGTAAACTCAAAGAGAGTAactaataattaacagtacataatgcataatttaaattttttaaaatttaaattcaaaaaaattaaTCATTACCTAACCTTACTAACTTTGTCCTAAATTTCTATATGGCTTATTTTGAATCCGTTTACACATAATCGAAATACTATCATATTGAAATCAATGTAATCTTCCTACCATATTAGGAAGAAACTATTCCCGGATTTGAATTGGcagtttttttctttattttcgttttttattttagaataatttaaaaactccaaatTTGTTAACTCAAAGATAGTaactgtgatgacctaaaatgtcagctttaaatttaataagtaattctgtattctaagacctcgaaaagcaccatttatcattcctcgacttgcgtgcgcagtccgtacaatttttcgaaaagttttttatgtgaaaaatgaattaaaatgggaaatagagctttaaaactcaattaagttgactttgatcaacattttgaacAAACAGACCCGAAtcaatgttttgaaaattttggtaggtccgtattgtgatttgggacttgggcatatgcccggaatcaaattccgaggtccctagcccgagttatagaattttgataaaaaattaaaagcttgaaagcttaatgatttttaagaaattactgatgttggatttattgacctcgggtttgtattttggtttcggatcccggtataggtctactataatatttatgacttgtctgccgaatttggtgagaatcggagttgatttgacgtgattcggacgtccagttgtaaaaatataagttttaaagttttcttgaaaacttcctttgatttggtgtccgattcgtagttctaggtgttattttggtgattcgattacgcgagcaagttcgtatgatgttttagaacttgtgtgcatatttggtttggagccccgagggctcgggtgagtttcgtataggctacgggatgatttcggacttaggaaatctggtctTTTGCAcacttctggtgtgttcttcttcgtattcgcgaaggtactctcacgaacgcgaagagaaaattgggctggcacgttttgtgctttgcgttcgcgacatagtgaccgcgttcgcgaaggcttgggattcaaagcttcgccttcgcgatagaagcctcgtgttcgcgaagggaaagagactgtCCAGGAAAAGTAAAATTTGACAGCacataattgtgcttcgcgaacgcgaggcactgaccgcgttcgcgaagggtaaaaatccgagaaacagaacttaagttttggaaatggagtttcgacccattttcaattcttttccatttttgagctcgggtaaggcgatttttgggggattttcacggaaaaacattggggtaagtattccttatcctatattgattatattttatgatttcatactcatttatatcatgaatccgtgaatttatggaagaaaaaaaatcagatttttataaaatcttccaaaaacaaaactttaagatttgaaggtccatttgatatcggaattggacaaatttggtatggttgaactcgtatcagaacgggtgttcggatttcgtaagtttttccgagatttgagacgtgggtcccactggcgaatattttaatgaatttcggatttttatccggaaaatttataaattcatatagaattaattcctatgattagtattgaatatattgaattgtttgtgaatagatttgaaactttcagaggtaaatttaaaaggaaaagctgtggttgaataattgatttggaatttacaaagcgaggtaagtgtcgtggttaaccttgacttgagggaatagaacccttaatttatttgttatgtgaattgcatgtgaacgacgtataggtgaggtgacgagtgtctatacgtcgtcaaattaattgtttgcctgcctacttgaaaaatcataaattatttttaatcataaattaattattataataattatttctctcttattctttgtcaaatattaa of Nicotiana tomentosiformis chromosome 7, ASM39032v3, whole genome shotgun sequence contains these proteins:
- the LOC104105821 gene encoding uncharacterized protein isoform X1, translating into MESSNSNAENSTFSGTLNASANSTPTNMPRNVTIQSHIEEVQAELGQSDRASAEFMSNQEDVNDSSHAEFCLVCQRMISGSATLNSLLEHTHDILSANAGGGERTADVIDSSTQTMIPESEGELEEEGENDGQNPTIDNELLMELELYEHMRNVIAALRHTTFPLYIKLHKYDSSTCLECKEQCCICLDEYWDGEELAKIDCGHVYHINCIKEWIKSENSCPICRRLAMVR